In bacterium, one DNA window encodes the following:
- a CDS encoding B12-binding domain-containing radical SAM protein yields the protein MRIALIAMSGIRVCDEELLRLGLTLPGFVERSKIIASLPSLGLLTLAGMTPSRHDVKYFEISELAAAREHGEVPEGFDLVAISSYSAQMDEAYALADEYRHKGIAVVLGGLHVTSLPQEAARHANAVVIGEGESVWTDLLADFEAGKLQQFYDGREREFDLAQAPMPAFELLAPDRYNRLTVQTSRGCPHLCEFCASSVLLTKQYKQKPVARVIAEIDRIRATWSHPFIEFADDNSLVNRSYWKELLTQLKGRHVRWFTETDISVGDDDELLTLMRESGCAQVLIGLESPTAASLSGLEIRGNWKSKQWQKYESKIRAIQSHGISVNGCFILGLDGQDEKIFDDVVEFVEKTGLHEVQITIQTPFPGTPLYDRLAKEKRLIEPEAWRKCTLFDVNYVPKQMTVEQLELGFRDLAVRLYSDEAYRKRRERFKGMLKAGREVN from the coding sequence ATGAGGATTGCCCTAATCGCCATGAGCGGGATACGGGTATGCGATGAAGAGCTGCTTCGCCTTGGACTGACACTTCCCGGATTTGTCGAGCGCAGTAAGATCATAGCATCACTTCCGAGCCTCGGGTTACTAACGCTGGCTGGAATGACTCCGAGCCGGCATGATGTAAAGTACTTTGAAATCAGCGAACTGGCGGCGGCGCGCGAACACGGGGAAGTGCCGGAAGGATTTGATTTGGTCGCGATTTCGAGTTACTCGGCGCAGATGGACGAAGCCTACGCGCTGGCGGATGAGTATCGCCACAAGGGTATCGCTGTGGTTCTGGGCGGTCTGCATGTGACGAGTCTTCCGCAAGAGGCAGCCCGTCATGCCAATGCGGTTGTCATCGGTGAGGGTGAATCGGTCTGGACAGATCTGCTTGCCGACTTCGAGGCTGGAAAGCTTCAACAGTTCTATGACGGACGGGAACGGGAATTCGACCTTGCGCAGGCGCCGATGCCGGCATTCGAATTGCTGGCTCCGGACCGCTACAATCGACTCACAGTACAAACCAGTCGCGGCTGTCCTCATCTATGCGAGTTCTGTGCCAGTTCGGTGCTCTTGACAAAGCAATATAAACAAAAACCGGTGGCACGAGTGATTGCGGAAATTGACAGAATTCGCGCGACCTGGTCGCACCCGTTTATCGAATTTGCCGACGACAATTCGCTGGTTAACCGCAGCTATTGGAAAGAACTGCTTACTCAACTCAAGGGGCGACATGTCCGCTGGTTTACGGAGACGGATATCTCGGTTGGCGATGACGATGAGTTGCTCACTTTGATGCGCGAGAGCGGATGTGCGCAGGTCTTGATCGGACTCGAAAGCCCGACGGCGGCTTCGCTCTCCGGGCTGGAGATCCGAGGAAATTGGAAGAGCAAGCAGTGGCAGAAGTACGAGTCGAAGATTCGCGCGATTCAGTCGCATGGGATCAGCGTCAACGGCTGTTTCATTCTCGGTCTTGATGGGCAAGATGAAAAGATCTTTGACGACGTTGTCGAATTTGTTGAGAAGACTGGACTTCACGAAGTACAGATCACGATCCAGACGCCATTTCCGGGAACGCCGCTTTATGATCGTCTCGCCAAAGAAAAGCGACTGATTGAGCCGGAGGCGTGGCGCAAGTGCACGCTATTCGATGTCAATTACGTACCTAAACAGATGACGGTAGAGCAACTTGAGCTTGGATTCCGGGACCTCGCGGTGAGGCTGTATTCGGATGAGGCTTATCGCAAGAGGCGCGAGCGATTCAAAGGAATGCTAAAGGCGGGCCGTGAGGTTAACTAG
- a CDS encoding glycerophosphodiester phosphodiesterase, protein MTRIIAHRGSSKLFPENSLSAFRYATDCGADALEVDLRCSRDGVIYCFHDYHLSRMTGFSGYLSRTDSKTIDKLHLDSRQHLLRFDRFLHEFVGRIEIVLDIKSAGIESDLVRSLGRHATDPAIIYSSFNAKIVSKIKTLVPRSHTALIVGPIRNVKMKLDFSANLIERMQSLRCSVAHLSRLLAKPGVVKRLNDAGFAAAVWTVDNELTARRLIDIGVDGIITNLPEKMTHLAKKKHSPVA, encoded by the coding sequence ATGACACGAATCATCGCACATCGCGGATCTTCTAAGCTCTTTCCCGAGAATAGCTTATCTGCGTTTCGCTATGCGACCGACTGCGGTGCGGATGCGCTCGAAGTCGATTTACGCTGCTCTCGCGATGGCGTCATCTATTGTTTTCACGACTATCATCTGTCCAGAATGACCGGTTTTTCCGGTTATCTCAGCCGGACCGACTCCAAAACTATCGACAAACTGCATCTGGATTCGCGCCAACATTTGTTGCGATTCGACCGATTTCTGCACGAGTTTGTCGGAAGAATTGAGATTGTTTTAGACATCAAATCGGCTGGTATCGAGTCCGATCTTGTGCGCTCGCTCGGACGGCACGCCACCGATCCGGCCATTATCTACTCGAGTTTCAATGCAAAGATCGTTAGCAAGATTAAGACCCTGGTGCCGCGTTCGCATACGGCATTGATTGTCGGACCGATACGCAACGTCAAAATGAAATTGGACTTCTCAGCAAATCTGATCGAGCGTATGCAGAGCCTTCGCTGTAGCGTTGCCCATCTCTCGCGTCTGCTGGCAAAACCGGGTGTCGTCAAACGACTCAATGATGCCGGCTTTGCGGCGGCAGTCTGGACAGTCGACAACGAACTCACAGCGCGGCGATTGATCGATATCGGTGTCGATGGAATAATCACCAATTTGCCCGAGAAGATGACACATTTGGCAAAGAAGAAACACAGTCCTGTGGCATAG
- a CDS encoding SDR family oxidoreductase gives MSLRVLVTGGSGLLGSALVRQLCSTHDVVATYQTNERNLPFGCGRSVKIDLSHRESALQLFKDQKFDVVINAAGATSVDRCERDRDYVQKGNVDIVENLIAASATARFRLFQISSDYVFDGNDGPPTEHWKPNPINIYGTSKRLAEERIVESKMNAVILRVCALYSNSPSAKSNIAKLVAQSLKSNEVYPAADDLFANPTEVNDLAEAIVKLIGIAELPQILHLAPAEYLSRYEFAIKIAERLGADPKLISPVKIDDLDLPALRPKFAGLRSEIAAGLLGRELKGATEIVKTLPAM, from the coding sequence ATGAGTCTGCGCGTTCTGGTTACCGGCGGGTCGGGCCTGCTTGGCTCGGCGCTGGTGCGGCAGCTTTGCAGCACGCATGATGTCGTCGCGACCTACCAGACCAACGAACGCAATCTCCCCTTTGGCTGTGGCCGCTCTGTCAAAATTGACTTGAGCCACCGCGAGTCAGCACTGCAGTTGTTCAAGGATCAGAAATTTGATGTCGTGATTAACGCCGCCGGTGCAACCTCGGTTGATCGCTGCGAACGCGATCGTGACTATGTGCAGAAGGGGAATGTCGATATCGTCGAGAATCTTATTGCGGCATCGGCGACAGCACGCTTCCGACTGTTTCAGATATCTTCCGACTACGTATTTGACGGCAACGACGGTCCGCCGACTGAGCACTGGAAACCCAATCCGATCAACATCTACGGCACCAGCAAGCGACTCGCCGAGGAACGCATCGTCGAGTCGAAGATGAATGCCGTCATTCTGCGCGTGTGTGCGTTGTATTCCAACAGTCCCTCGGCCAAAAGCAATATCGCCAAGTTAGTTGCGCAGAGTTTGAAATCGAATGAAGTCTATCCGGCGGCAGATGATTTGTTCGCCAATCCGACTGAGGTCAATGATTTGGCTGAGGCGATAGTGAAGCTAATCGGAATCGCAGAATTGCCGCAGATATTGCATCTCGCACCGGCGGAGTATCTTTCTCGTTACGAATTCGCAATCAAGATCGCCGAACGTCTGGGCGCTGATCCGAAGCTGATTTCGCCAGTCAAGATTGACGATCTGGATTTGCCTGCGCTTCGACCCAAGTTTGCAGGTCTGCGGTCTGAGATCGCCGCAGGGCTGCTGGGTCGAGAGTTAAAAGGGGCGACGGAAATCGTGAAGACGCTCCCTGCAATGTAG
- a CDS encoding glycosyltransferase — translation MKNQHDQKLPIVCLSTQDYGDLWTRKQRFMNMFADDGHRVIYVESQWHLLTYLKRFSGQLARPFRFLGKPRKVKDNLFVATPPLLLPFHQMATPIAVINNLILGLWLRWTTRRLGVKDSLVYSYVPYSHLAIRILGSKKVLYEKVDDLAAAKGLVRRSTVESLEKQLLKMSQLVIVTATKLKFLLGNQHDSIHVIPNACEIEHFDGSATTETEPLRMRSILKPRIGFVGMLAYWIDLDLVESMVKARPSWQFVFIGPVSVDVSRFDKYSNIHFIGRVPYDYLPSYMEAIDVFMNPYLRDEISESCSPLKVFEYLAAGKPVVSVPMPEVLRFAPFVRLADNSEQFVERIEELLAMKAMERRKLSTQLRALVKHDNWQDRFDRTRKLLQETYDL, via the coding sequence ATGAAGAACCAACACGATCAGAAACTGCCGATAGTCTGTCTGTCAACCCAGGACTACGGCGACCTGTGGACACGCAAACAACGCTTTATGAATATGTTCGCCGACGACGGTCATCGCGTGATCTACGTCGAGTCCCAGTGGCATCTGCTGACGTACCTTAAGCGATTCTCCGGACAGCTTGCCCGTCCGTTCCGTTTTCTCGGCAAACCGCGCAAGGTGAAAGACAATCTCTTTGTCGCGACACCGCCGCTGCTCTTGCCGTTTCATCAGATGGCAACACCGATTGCAGTGATAAACAATCTGATTCTTGGCCTTTGGCTGCGTTGGACAACGCGACGCCTCGGAGTGAAAGACTCGCTGGTTTATTCCTATGTCCCTTATTCGCATCTGGCGATACGGATTCTTGGAAGCAAGAAAGTCCTCTACGAAAAAGTCGACGACCTAGCCGCCGCCAAAGGATTGGTGCGCCGGTCAACAGTGGAGTCGCTTGAGAAGCAACTCCTCAAGATGTCGCAACTCGTAATTGTCACCGCTACGAAACTGAAATTTTTGCTCGGCAACCAACACGATAGCATTCACGTGATTCCCAACGCTTGCGAGATAGAACACTTCGACGGCTCGGCAACAACTGAAACAGAGCCACTGCGCATGCGGTCGATTCTCAAACCGCGTATCGGCTTTGTCGGAATGCTCGCCTATTGGATCGACCTCGATCTTGTCGAGAGCATGGTCAAGGCGAGACCGAGTTGGCAGTTTGTTTTCATCGGTCCGGTCTCGGTTGATGTCTCGCGCTTTGACAAGTATTCCAATATCCATTTCATCGGGCGTGTTCCTTACGACTATCTGCCTTCCTACATGGAAGCCATCGATGTCTTCATGAACCCTTACTTGCGCGACGAGATTTCCGAATCCTGCTCGCCGCTCAAGGTATTCGAATATCTCGCCGCCGGCAAGCCGGTGGTGAGCGTACCGATGCCCGAGGTTCTCCGTTTTGCACCTTTCGTCAGGCTCGCCGACAACTCCGAACAATTCGTCGAACGAATCGAGGAGCTGCTCGCCATGAAAGCCATGGAACGGCGCAAACTCTCAACGCAACTGCGCGCACTGGTCAAGCACGACAACTGGCAGGATCGCTTCGACCGCACCCGCAAGCTGCTGCAGGAGACCTACGATCTATGA
- a CDS encoding aspartyl protease family protein: MIIRAIIAAFLTFIGASAQSATLDDILKKHAEAMGGLENLAAIKSAVVKSETEVGGMKGTTVTFYKSPDKIRVDLALPIMTYTQVCNGDDCWLRDQMGLTHSMTGDLKGLVVTQLVLDRGTYMTPSKFDGVIELLIDDVEVEGKSCYQVKISPKGGTDATVAISKESYLIQRVKLITDMAIVFAYPADYRLVDGIMVAHQTTEATDAGIVAGVNRVKSVEFNTSIADSAFELGDNTAADLGGTAEVVVPFELYRNHIYFDADVPGYGTMRFIFDSGAGGTALNADLVERLKLEHLGQVEARGVGGADVSEVYQLDSLHIGDLSLSDLPVYAMDLSPLQAAGTKRIDGIVGYDLLSRFAITVDYEDSNLIIHRDSKVDRSGWGSECRLNLDFRLPYIDARINDGIIGRFRLDTGSGATVDFNSPFVERNNLLAEDRSQYHQVTAVGIGGGSSGLIGELPALELCDYRIDSVLVNYSTSESGIFAGAQTAGNIGAGVLKRFIVTFDYPTESIYFKPTDQFDRLSTIRNMAGIVLAKSEDAIIVSDVIQGRPGDGLIQVGDRIAAIEGRSTDGMSVAEINSALIGGKYSRVIIDILRGKEKINVELILDSLY; the protein is encoded by the coding sequence ATGATTATTAGAGCGATCATTGCCGCGTTCCTCACGTTTATCGGCGCGTCCGCGCAGAGCGCGACGCTTGACGACATACTCAAGAAACACGCTGAAGCTATGGGCGGGTTGGAAAATCTCGCCGCTATTAAGTCGGCAGTGGTGAAGTCAGAAACTGAAGTCGGCGGCATGAAGGGGACCACCGTGACCTTCTACAAGTCACCCGACAAGATCCGCGTCGATCTGGCCCTTCCGATCATGACCTACACGCAAGTCTGTAACGGCGACGACTGCTGGTTGCGCGATCAGATGGGATTGACGCATTCCATGACCGGCGACTTGAAAGGTCTGGTAGTCACTCAGTTGGTTCTTGATCGCGGCACCTACATGACACCGTCGAAATTTGACGGCGTTATCGAACTGTTGATTGACGACGTCGAGGTCGAAGGCAAGTCGTGCTATCAAGTAAAGATTTCGCCCAAAGGCGGTACCGATGCCACAGTGGCAATTTCGAAAGAGAGTTACCTCATTCAGCGCGTCAAGCTGATTACGGATATGGCGATTGTGTTTGCCTATCCTGCAGACTATCGCTTAGTCGACGGTATTATGGTGGCACATCAGACCACCGAAGCTACCGATGCCGGAATAGTTGCCGGAGTCAATCGCGTGAAAAGCGTGGAATTCAACACCAGCATTGCCGACTCGGCATTTGAATTAGGCGATAATACCGCTGCAGACCTTGGCGGCACGGCAGAAGTAGTCGTACCGTTCGAATTGTATCGGAATCACATTTACTTCGATGCCGATGTTCCGGGTTACGGAACCATGCGGTTCATATTCGATTCGGGCGCGGGCGGCACTGCACTAAATGCTGATTTGGTCGAACGGCTCAAGCTCGAACATCTCGGCCAGGTCGAAGCTCGCGGCGTTGGCGGGGCAGATGTCAGCGAGGTCTACCAATTGGACTCGCTTCACATCGGCGATTTGTCGCTGAGCGATTTGCCGGTTTATGCGATGGATTTGTCGCCACTTCAGGCAGCCGGGACCAAGCGCATTGACGGTATCGTCGGCTATGACCTGCTAAGTCGATTTGCCATTACCGTGGATTATGAAGACTCCAATCTCATCATACATCGAGATAGTAAGGTTGATCGCTCCGGTTGGGGTAGTGAGTGCCGATTGAATCTCGATTTCCGGCTACCGTACATCGATGCGAGAATCAATGACGGCATCATCGGTCGTTTCCGCCTTGATACCGGTTCGGGAGCGACAGTGGATTTCAATTCGCCTTTCGTGGAACGCAATAATCTACTCGCCGAAGACCGCAGCCAATATCATCAAGTGACAGCTGTCGGCATCGGCGGCGGTTCATCGGGACTCATCGGCGAACTGCCGGCGTTGGAACTTTGCGACTATCGCATTGATTCTGTGCTGGTGAACTATTCGACCTCGGAATCCGGTATCTTTGCCGGCGCTCAGACGGCCGGAAACATCGGCGCCGGAGTTCTTAAACGTTTCATTGTGACATTCGATTACCCGACAGAATCAATCTACTTCAAACCGACAGATCAGTTTGATCGGCTGAGCACGATCCGCAATATGGCGGGCATTGTCCTTGCAAAGTCAGAGGATGCTATCATTGTATCCGATGTCATTCAGGGACGGCCCGGTGATGGATTAATACAGGTAGGGGATCGAATCGCTGCCATCGAAGGTCGATCCACCGATGGTATGAGCGTCGCCGAAATCAACTCCGCGCTAATCGGAGGAAAGTACTCTCGGGTTATTATTGACATTTTGCGCGGGAAAGAGAAAATTAACGTCGAGTTGATATTGGACAGTTTATACTAA
- a CDS encoding SLBB domain-containing protein, whose protein sequence is MKIFQAVVLGIILTATTVAQNYPKRDGVNYDDLIRKYPSSSTTEMDRYQSPYLLPDTTARLEQDPSKVQARAAHPDSVRTELFGYNLFARGGTTNEIPQNLALPEDYKLGSGDNLIVNLWGKVEQEYNLTVDRQGAVFIPKIGEVAVWGLTLQQAEKRLREKLGTGFSDFQMTLSLGKLKSIQVFVFGEVKFPGSYSVNSLSTMFSALYLAGGPSERGSLRRIKLIRSGVETASIDLYQFLLFGKNVAGVSLQSGDVVFVDVVGKRVKVEGAIKRPAIYEILGTESISEMIELAGGTLPSAYLERVRVDRVTTNDAYQVLDLNLKDAASPDLAFAMEDGDEVSIESIYDHKQNVVYLEGHFRHPGLYQYQEGLTLAQLFKNGCDLEEQAYRGRIDILRCENGRDTSLVTVDPEEVIAGIIEVPLRAGDKLIAYSREDVTAKRTVSIFGMVTRPGDYSYYEGMKVSDLVFKAGNLMQSAYPLRIELARTMEDGQREVLYASLDDPTGDMPLSEHDKIFIRQIPGWEERDIVTIEGEVRFPGKYVITKETNSLYSLIQRAGGLSDDAFATGTVFTRGTIISDLKRRGVDELINRSAEKLEDDSGKIRIDSSAVLRDNNMSNRIVVHIDELLKSGDSRYDIILKDGDQVYIPSNPAGIQVLGAVPSISTIAYQDGKKADFYVKRAGGFLPNADKKHVQLIRADGTIVSGRSSLSKEVRLGDAIYVPTKVHKERDWLKIFSTTASVAASIATTIFVFDRL, encoded by the coding sequence ATGAAGATTTTTCAAGCTGTCGTCTTAGGCATCATCCTGACGGCAACAACAGTCGCGCAAAACTACCCGAAGCGCGACGGCGTTAACTACGACGATCTCATTCGTAAATATCCATCTTCATCCACCACGGAGATGGATCGATATCAATCCCCGTACCTGCTGCCAGACACCACCGCCCGGCTTGAACAGGATCCGTCCAAGGTTCAAGCCCGGGCAGCCCATCCCGACAGCGTTCGCACCGAGCTATTCGGCTACAACCTGTTCGCGCGCGGCGGCACTACCAACGAAATTCCGCAGAACCTCGCCCTCCCGGAGGATTACAAACTCGGCTCAGGCGATAATCTGATTGTCAATCTCTGGGGCAAGGTCGAACAAGAATACAATCTCACCGTCGACCGCCAGGGCGCGGTGTTTATCCCCAAGATCGGCGAAGTCGCTGTTTGGGGCCTGACTCTTCAACAGGCCGAGAAGCGGCTGCGCGAAAAGCTCGGCACCGGGTTCTCTGATTTCCAGATGACCTTGAGTCTCGGCAAACTTAAATCGATTCAAGTATTTGTTTTTGGCGAAGTAAAATTTCCCGGGTCCTACAGTGTCAATTCGCTGTCGACGATGTTTTCGGCGCTTTATCTCGCCGGTGGCCCGAGTGAACGCGGGAGTCTTCGCCGAATAAAACTGATTCGCTCCGGAGTGGAAACAGCATCAATTGATCTCTATCAGTTCCTGCTATTCGGCAAAAACGTTGCCGGTGTTTCCTTGCAGTCCGGCGATGTCGTCTTTGTCGATGTTGTCGGCAAACGCGTAAAGGTCGAAGGCGCAATCAAGCGTCCGGCTATCTACGAAATTCTCGGCACCGAGTCGATTTCGGAAATGATCGAGCTTGCCGGCGGAACACTACCGAGCGCATACCTCGAGAGAGTCCGCGTCGACCGTGTCACCACCAACGACGCGTATCAAGTTCTCGATCTCAATCTCAAGGACGCGGCTTCACCTGACTTGGCGTTCGCCATGGAAGACGGCGACGAGGTCAGCATTGAGTCGATCTACGATCATAAGCAGAATGTCGTCTACCTCGAAGGACATTTCCGTCATCCCGGTCTCTATCAGTATCAGGAAGGCTTGACGCTTGCCCAGTTATTCAAGAACGGCTGCGATCTCGAAGAACAAGCCTACCGCGGACGAATCGACATTCTCCGTTGTGAAAACGGCCGCGATACGTCGCTGGTCACTGTCGATCCGGAAGAAGTAATCGCGGGAATCATCGAGGTTCCGTTGCGCGCCGGCGACAAGTTGATCGCCTATTCGCGCGAGGATGTTACCGCCAAGCGCACGGTCTCCATTTTTGGAATGGTGACGCGCCCGGGCGATTACTCCTACTATGAAGGCATGAAGGTCTCAGACCTGGTGTTCAAGGCGGGCAACTTGATGCAGTCAGCCTATCCACTCAGAATCGAACTTGCGCGCACCATGGAAGACGGGCAACGCGAAGTGCTCTATGCGTCACTCGACGACCCCACCGGCGACATGCCGCTCTCGGAACACGACAAGATTTTCATACGCCAAATACCCGGCTGGGAAGAACGTGATATCGTCACCATTGAAGGTGAGGTCCGCTTCCCCGGAAAGTATGTAATCACCAAAGAAACCAACTCCCTCTACTCCTTGATACAACGTGCCGGTGGATTGAGTGATGATGCATTCGCCACCGGTACGGTGTTTACACGCGGCACGATCATATCCGATCTGAAGCGTCGCGGTGTAGATGAGTTGATCAATCGCTCGGCGGAGAAACTTGAAGACGATTCCGGGAAAATCCGAATCGACTCCTCCGCTGTTCTTCGCGACAACAACATGTCGAACCGGATTGTGGTTCACATCGATGAACTGCTCAAATCCGGCGACAGTCGTTATGACATCATTCTCAAAGACGGCGATCAAGTTTACATTCCATCCAATCCGGCCGGAATTCAAGTTCTCGGCGCTGTGCCGTCAATCAGCACGATTGCCTATCAAGACGGCAAGAAGGCTGATTTCTACGTCAAGCGGGCGGGCGGATTCCTTCCCAACGCCGACAAAAAGCACGTCCAGTTGATCCGCGCCGATGGCACTATTGTTTCCGGTCGAAGCTCACTCTCGAAAGAAGTGCGCCTCGGAGATGCAATCTATGTCCCAACGAAAGTACACAAGGAGCGCGACTGGCTCAAGATTTTCTCGACGACCGCATCTGTAGCGGCAAGTATCGCGACCACAATATTCGTTTTTGACCGGCTGTAA
- a CDS encoding GDP-mannose 4,6-dehydratase — protein MADLSVLVCGGCGFIGSNFVRALAEHNPQCRITVADALSYAGYTDNLGELLENRHVVFFLRNIAEYEGMREVFHNSYDLVINFAAETHVDRSLYNTSSFVRANIVGVDVLLALCREFNVPFLQISTDEVYGPAGEHDCFTEEAQLKPSSPYAASKASGDLLVQAAIRTFDQDVAIVRTTNNYGPRQFPEKLIPYFIHLLQQGQPLPVYGDGLQKRCWLHVEDFCAALLKLIADFPRGEIFNIGATSEYTNLEIVESLIRLTGGRSPISHVTDRPAHDRRYWIDSSKFIARYGALSQRDLLSGLESTVQWYIDNPRIFERLGGNEAKSFEQSHYHHQ, from the coding sequence ATGGCTGATCTCTCGGTTCTGGTTTGCGGCGGCTGCGGGTTTATCGGTTCGAACTTTGTCCGCGCCTTGGCGGAACACAATCCGCAATGCCGCATCACCGTTGCCGATGCCTTGTCTTATGCAGGCTATACCGACAATCTTGGTGAACTGCTTGAGAATCGCCACGTAGTCTTCTTCCTGCGCAATATCGCCGAATACGAAGGGATGCGCGAAGTCTTCCACAACAGCTACGATCTGGTAATCAATTTCGCCGCCGAGACTCATGTTGATCGCTCGCTGTACAACACATCGAGCTTCGTCCGCGCCAACATAGTCGGTGTCGATGTGCTGTTGGCTTTGTGCCGCGAGTTCAACGTGCCGTTCCTGCAGATTTCGACCGACGAGGTCTATGGCCCTGCCGGTGAGCACGACTGCTTCACCGAGGAAGCACAGCTTAAACCGTCGAGCCCCTATGCCGCAAGCAAAGCCTCTGGCGATCTGTTGGTACAGGCCGCTATCAGAACATTTGACCAGGATGTCGCAATCGTGCGCACGACCAACAACTATGGTCCGAGACAGTTTCCTGAGAAGCTAATCCCCTATTTCATTCACTTGCTTCAGCAAGGACAGCCATTGCCAGTGTACGGTGATGGTTTGCAGAAACGTTGCTGGCTGCATGTTGAAGACTTCTGCGCGGCTCTGCTCAAATTGATCGCCGACTTTCCTCGCGGGGAGATCTTCAATATCGGAGCGACTTCGGAATACACGAATCTCGAAATTGTCGAGTCGCTGATTCGACTTACGGGCGGGCGTTCGCCAATCAGCCACGTCACTGACCGACCGGCACACGACCGACGCTACTGGATAGATTCGAGTAAATTTATCGCGCGATACGGCGCCCTGTCCCAACGCGATTTGCTCAGCGGTTTGGAATCGACAGTGCAGTGGTACATTGATAACCCCAGAATCTTCGAACGACTCGGCGGTAACGAAGCAAAATCGTTCGAGCAAAGCCACTACCACCACCAATAA
- a CDS encoding dTDP-4-dehydrorhamnose 3,5-epimerase family protein, with protein sequence MIDGVKVKQLKVNCDERGNLFEVLRSDDEMFIKFGQAYVTTSYPGVIKAWHMHKNQFDQMCVIVGRVKFVLYDARENSSTYGEINELFFGDQNRMLVQIPPGVYHGFKNIGIDECIVLNIPTEVYQHTSPDEYRLDPQDKKIPYTWARHDG encoded by the coding sequence ATGATTGATGGAGTAAAAGTTAAACAGCTCAAGGTCAACTGCGACGAGCGCGGCAATCTCTTCGAAGTATTGCGCTCTGACGACGAGATGTTCATCAAGTTCGGCCAGGCGTATGTTACCACATCATATCCGGGAGTTATCAAAGCCTGGCATATGCACAAGAATCAGTTTGACCAGATGTGCGTCATCGTCGGACGGGTTAAGTTCGTGCTGTATGATGCCCGCGAAAACTCATCCACCTACGGTGAAATCAACGAGCTGTTCTTCGGCGATCAAAATCGCATGCTGGTGCAGATTCCGCCGGGCGTTTATCACGGATTCAAGAACATCGGTATTGACGAGTGCATCGTGTTGAATATTCCGACTGAGGTCTACCAACACACCAGTCCAGACGAATACCGGCTCGACCCGCAAGACAAGAAGATTCCCTATACTTGGGCACGCCACGATGGCTGA